Proteins from a single region of Campylobacter lari:
- the rpmI gene encoding 50S ribosomal protein L35 has product MPKMKSVKSAVKRFKVGKNKIKRGAAYRSHILTKKPAKRMRDLRTSKYVHSTNVKAVEKMLGI; this is encoded by the coding sequence ATGCCAAAAATGAAAAGCGTTAAAAGCGCTGTTAAACGCTTCAAAGTAGGTAAAAATAAAATCAAAAGAGGTGCTGCTTATAGAAGCCACATTTTGACTAAAAAACCTGCTAAAAGAATGCGTGATCTCCGCACTTCTAAGTATGTTCACTCAACCAATGTTAAAGCGGTTGAAAAAATGTTAGGAATTTAA
- the rplT gene encoding 50S ribosomal protein L20, with translation MARVKTGVVRRRRHKKVLKLARGFYSGRRKHFRKAKEQLERSLVYAYRDRRRKKRDFRRLWIVRINAACRLNDISYSRFINGLKKAGIELDRKILADLAMNDAAAFAKIADAAKKAL, from the coding sequence ATGGCAAGAGTAAAAACAGGTGTTGTAAGACGCCGCAGACATAAAAAAGTTTTAAAACTTGCGCGTGGTTTTTATAGTGGTCGCCGCAAACACTTTAGAAAAGCTAAAGAACAATTAGAAAGAAGTTTGGTTTATGCGTATCGTGATAGACGCCGCAAAAAACGCGATTTTCGTCGTCTTTGGATAGTGCGTATCAATGCAGCTTGCAGACTAAATGATATTAGTTATTCAAGATTTATAAATGGTCTTAAAAAAGCAGGCATTGAGCTTGATAGAAAAATCTTAGCTGATTTAGCAATGAATGATGCAGCTGCTTTTGCAAAAATTGCAGATGCTGCTAAAAAAGCACTTTAA
- a CDS encoding DNA ligase, with translation MLLKKHFNLIARLFISLVFLFAFFLNSLFAKDILLFKVYDEKAFKDVDLSHYLMSEKLDGVRGLWNGKSMQTRAGNTIKLPSFFTKNFPKFELDGELWIKRASFEEISSLIRQENPDEKLWQKVSYNVFDVPNACEEFKLDPCTLEARLEVLKKCLAKNPNDFIKIIPQVSIKDKNHLEQFYQDIILHKGEGIIIRLNNAPYEKKRSNNAFKLKPFDDTECVVKKHFEGKGKFEGKMGSLLCEAVIEGKKVSFKIGSGFKESDRLNPPPIGAIITFKYNGLTKNGKPKFASFLRVHENSVLK, from the coding sequence ATGCTGCTAAAAAAGCACTTTAATCTTATTGCAAGGCTATTTATAAGCCTTGTTTTTCTCTTTGCTTTCTTCTTAAATTCTCTTTTTGCTAAAGATATTTTGCTTTTTAAAGTTTATGATGAAAAAGCATTTAAAGATGTAGATTTAAGTCATTATCTCATGAGCGAAAAACTCGATGGCGTAAGAGGTCTTTGGAATGGTAAGTCTATGCAAACAAGAGCAGGAAATACTATAAAACTTCCTTCATTTTTCACAAAAAATTTTCCTAAATTTGAATTAGATGGAGAACTTTGGATAAAAAGAGCTTCTTTTGAAGAAATTTCATCTTTAATACGCCAAGAAAATCCTGATGAAAAACTTTGGCAAAAAGTAAGTTATAATGTCTTTGATGTGCCAAATGCTTGTGAGGAATTTAAGCTTGATCCTTGTACCTTAGAAGCAAGATTAGAAGTTTTGAAAAAGTGTTTGGCTAAAAATCCAAATGATTTTATAAAAATTATTCCACAAGTTTCCATTAAAGATAAAAATCATTTAGAACAATTTTATCAAGATATCATTTTGCATAAGGGCGAGGGTATAATCATAAGATTAAACAATGCACCTTATGAAAAGAAAAGATCAAATAATGCTTTTAAACTAAAACCTTTTGATGATACAGAATGTGTTGTAAAAAAGCATTTTGAAGGTAAGGGAAAATTTGAAGGTAAAATGGGATCTTTACTTTGTGAAGCAGTGATTGAGGGTAAAAAAGTGAGTTTTAAAATAGGTTCAGGTTTTAAAGAAAGCGATCGCTTAAATCCTCCGCCAATTGGTGCTATAATTACTTTTAAATACAATGGTTTAACCAAAAATGGCAAACCAAAATTTGCTAGTTTTTTAAGAGTGCATGAAAATAGTGTTTTAAAGTAA
- a CDS encoding metal ABC transporter permease — protein MLELLSSSFIQNAFLAAFLTSIACGIMGTLIMINRLSSMAGGITHGAFGGIGIAFYFGLPVLVSTSLFTLFLALLVAFLVQKYPFRSDNIVGVIWAFGMAVGIILIDLTPGYNSDLMGYLFGSILSVPTQDIVLFAVIDVIFIILVLLFYRQFEILSFDKEFASLRGVKTNLFHYLLIAMMAFCIVISIKVVGLILVIALLSIPAFIAESFSKKLGQMMIISTLLSISFCVIGLFVSFYYNLASGACIIASACIAFVLYLCFSAFLKKS, from the coding sequence ATGCTTGAGCTTTTATCTAGCTCTTTTATACAAAATGCTTTTTTAGCTGCATTTTTAACTAGCATTGCTTGTGGAATTATGGGGACTTTGATCATGATCAACCGCTTAAGCTCTATGGCAGGAGGCATTACGCATGGGGCTTTTGGGGGTATAGGCATAGCATTTTATTTTGGCTTGCCGGTATTAGTTAGTACGAGTTTATTTACTCTTTTTTTGGCTTTACTTGTAGCATTTTTAGTACAAAAATATCCTTTTAGAAGTGACAATATAGTCGGGGTTATATGGGCTTTTGGAATGGCTGTTGGTATCATACTCATAGACTTAACTCCTGGTTATAATAGTGATTTAATGGGGTATTTATTTGGTAGTATTTTGTCTGTACCTACACAAGATATAGTTTTATTTGCAGTGATTGATGTGATTTTTATCATTTTAGTGTTGCTTTTTTATCGTCAATTTGAAATTCTAAGCTTTGATAAAGAATTTGCAAGCTTAAGAGGGGTTAAAACTAATCTTTTTCACTATCTTTTAATCGCGATGATGGCTTTTTGTATTGTTATAAGTATCAAAGTAGTAGGACTTATACTTGTGATAGCTTTACTTAGCATACCTGCATTTATCGCTGAGAGCTTTTCTAAAAAGCTTGGTCAAATGATGATCATCTCTACGCTTTTGAGCATAAGTTTTTGCGTAATAGGGCTTTTTGTGAGTTTTTATTATAACCTTGCAAGTGGAGCTTGTATCATAGCTAGCGCTTGTATAGCTTTTGTGCTTTATCTTTGTTTTAGTGCTTTTTTAAAGAAAAGTTGA
- a CDS encoding metal ABC transporter ATP-binding protein codes for MIKINIKNLNFSYNQDEVLKNINLNYESKDFLAIVGPNGGGKSTLLKLILGLINSHKNINFENLSLKDIGYVPQNTLANPNFPVRVLEVVMMGRVDKKFFGFYTKKDQEQALLALEKVGMRNFWDKKINELSGGQRQRVYIARALASECKLLILDEPTASIDTKGSVQIFELLKKLHESGVGVIVICHDLNVSLAYANKIAYLNKELFLHENTPEKKAHLLAHLSQNHTHFCDVELSLERCCCKGENHA; via the coding sequence ATGATAAAAATCAATATTAAAAATTTAAACTTTTCATATAACCAAGATGAGGTTTTAAAAAATATTAACCTAAACTATGAAAGTAAAGACTTTTTAGCCATAGTAGGACCAAATGGTGGAGGCAAATCTACACTTTTAAAACTCATACTAGGCTTGATAAATAGTCATAAAAATATAAACTTTGAAAACTTAAGTTTAAAGGATATAGGTTATGTCCCACAAAATACTTTAGCTAATCCAAACTTTCCAGTACGCGTGCTAGAAGTGGTGATGATGGGAAGGGTGGATAAAAAATTCTTTGGTTTTTATACCAAAAAAGATCAAGAACAAGCCTTACTAGCCTTAGAAAAAGTAGGTATGAGAAATTTTTGGGATAAAAAAATCAACGAATTAAGCGGAGGCCAAAGACAAAGAGTTTATATAGCAAGAGCCCTAGCAAGTGAATGCAAGCTTTTAATCCTTGATGAGCCTACTGCAAGCATAGATACTAAAGGCTCGGTACAGATTTTTGAGCTTTTGAAAAAATTACACGAAAGTGGGGTTGGTGTGATAGTAATATGCCATGATTTAAATGTAAGCTTAGCTTATGCAAATAAAATCGCGTATTTAAACAAAGAGTTATTCTTGCATGAAAATACGCCTGAAAAAAAGGCACATTTACTAGCACATTTAAGCCAAAATCACACGCATTTTTGTGATGTGGAGCTTAGCTTGGAGCGGTGTTGTTGCAAAGGAGAAAATCATGCTTGA
- a CDS encoding metal ABC transporter solute-binding protein, Zn/Mn family encodes MRVLFLCLISFLSIYAKDLVSVSIAPQAYFVKQIAKDTLDINIVIPPNANEHTFEFKPSGILKLEKSDIYFTANLEFEKIWILKLKDNLKNTKIISTQNSIDFIPLQEHAHEGHHHHGDDPHTWLDPLLAKTHAKNITLALIEQYPQNKAFYEQNLENFLKEMDTLNLQIQALFKNTNNKHFLVYHPSWGYFAKRYHLSQIPVEIEGKEPKPKDLAKLAKLIQKEQIKAIFVPKGADNNTIKAIASNYNLKIIELDHLPNDYKNELLKDAKNIASVLQ; translated from the coding sequence ATGCGAGTATTGTTTTTGTGTTTGATTTCATTTTTAAGTATATATGCCAAAGATTTGGTAAGTGTTAGTATAGCCCCACAAGCTTATTTTGTAAAGCAAATTGCTAAAGACACTTTGGACATCAATATAGTCATACCGCCTAATGCAAATGAGCATACTTTCGAATTTAAGCCAAGTGGTATTTTAAAGCTTGAAAAAAGTGATATTTACTTTACTGCAAATTTAGAATTTGAAAAAATTTGGATTTTAAAACTTAAAGATAATCTCAAAAATACCAAAATCATCTCTACTCAAAATAGCATTGATTTTATACCTTTGCAAGAGCATGCACACGAAGGACATCATCATCATGGAGATGACCCTCACACATGGCTTGACCCACTTTTAGCAAAAACCCATGCTAAAAATATCACCTTAGCACTTATAGAACAATACCCACAAAATAAAGCATTTTATGAACAAAATTTAGAAAATTTCTTAAAAGAAATGGATACATTAAATTTACAAATACAAGCTTTATTTAAAAACACAAACAATAAGCATTTTTTAGTTTATCATCCATCTTGGGGGTATTTTGCAAAAAGATATCATCTAAGCCAAATTCCTGTAGAAATAGAAGGGAAAGAACCTAAGCCAAAAGACTTAGCCAAACTTGCAAAACTCATACAAAAAGAGCAAATCAAAGCTATTTTCGTGCCAAAAGGAGCTGATAACAACACCATTAAAGCTATAGCGAGTAATTATAATCTTAAAATCATAGAACTTGATCATTTGCCAAATGATTATAAAAATGAGCTTTTAAAAGATGCAAAAAATATAGCAAGTGTTTTACAATGA
- a CDS encoding class I SAM-dependent methyltransferase → MNLWNKKAKSYARYSSNLNEIQKATFAKLGSLQGKIVVDIGCGSGVWTLHLAQKAKSVLGIDSSSAMLEILQEDAKTHAISNIKTLNLDFENFYKNNNTNFGLAFLSMSPALQNEKDYKAFLNLASKKVYLGWASRRKSSFLDPIFEHFSTHFKGFYEEDLQSFLNVQSIPYEYEIFNETRVVKRDKDSAIENALWHLSMNGINANKQELESFVKDEVEEIIEAKIKLLIID, encoded by the coding sequence ATGAATTTATGGAATAAAAAAGCAAAAAGCTATGCAAGATATAGTTCTAACTTAAACGAAATTCAAAAAGCCACTTTTGCAAAACTTGGATCTTTACAAGGCAAAATAGTGGTGGATATAGGCTGTGGGAGCGGTGTTTGGACTTTGCATTTAGCACAAAAAGCAAAAAGTGTTTTAGGTATAGACAGCTCTAGTGCTATGCTTGAAATTTTACAAGAAGATGCAAAAACTCATGCTATATCAAATATAAAAACTTTAAATTTAGACTTTGAAAATTTTTATAAAAACAATAACACAAATTTTGGTTTAGCCTTTTTGAGTATGTCTCCTGCTTTGCAAAATGAAAAAGACTATAAAGCTTTTTTAAACTTAGCTTCTAAAAAAGTGTATTTAGGCTGGGCGAGTAGGCGCAAAAGTAGCTTTTTAGATCCTATATTTGAGCATTTTAGCACGCATTTTAAAGGTTTTTATGAAGAGGATTTGCAAAGTTTTTTAAATGTACAAAGTATCCCTTATGAGTATGAAATTTTTAATGAAACTAGAGTAGTAAAAAGAGATAAGGATAGTGCGATAGAAAATGCCTTATGGCATTTGAGTATGAATGGCATTAATGCAAACAAACAAGAGTTAGAAAGCTTTGTAAAAGATGAGGTAGAAGAGATTATAGAAGCTAAGATAAAACTTTTGATTATTGATTAA
- the pyrC gene encoding dihydroorotase, which produces MTLKNPLDMHLHLRDESMLELVAPFSAKDFKAGVIMPNLITPLTEINALKAYKERILKACKNEDFTPLMTLFFKDYDEQFLEKAKDELFAIKLYPAGITTNSDNGISSFDIEKLKPTLNAMSELGLPLLVHGETNDFVMDREANFAKIYEKLAKNFPKLKIVMEHITTKVLCDLLKDYENLYATITLHHLMITLDDVVGGKMDPHLFCKPIAKRYEDKDALCELAFSGYEKAMLGSDSAPHPLHTKECCGCAAGVFSAPVILPVLAELFEKYSNETNLQKFISDNACKIHNLKFEKDKIITLEKQEWQVAQKYGDVVPFMVGKTLNFKVI; this is translated from the coding sequence ATGACGCTTAAAAACCCTTTGGATATGCATTTACATTTACGCGATGAAAGCATGCTTGAACTTGTAGCTCCATTTAGCGCAAAAGACTTTAAAGCGGGAGTTATCATGCCAAATTTAATCACTCCGCTTACTGAAATAAACGCATTAAAAGCTTATAAAGAACGCATTTTAAAAGCATGTAAAAATGAAGATTTTACGCCTTTGATGACTTTATTTTTTAAAGACTATGATGAGCAATTTTTAGAAAAAGCCAAAGATGAGCTTTTTGCTATCAAGCTTTATCCTGCAGGTATCACTACCAACTCAGATAATGGAATTTCAAGCTTTGATATAGAAAAGTTAAAACCTACACTAAATGCTATGAGTGAGCTTGGACTGCCTTTACTTGTACATGGAGAAACAAATGATTTTGTAATGGATAGAGAAGCAAATTTTGCTAAAATTTATGAAAAATTAGCTAAAAACTTTCCAAAATTAAAAATCGTAATGGAGCATATCACCACTAAAGTTTTGTGTGATTTATTAAAAGATTATGAAAATTTATACGCAACTATCACTTTACATCATTTAATGATAACGCTTGATGATGTAGTGGGTGGTAAGATGGATCCACATTTATTTTGCAAACCTATTGCAAAACGCTATGAAGACAAAGACGCTTTATGTGAGCTTGCTTTTAGCGGCTATGAAAAGGCTATGTTGGGAAGTGATAGCGCACCTCATCCATTACACACTAAAGAATGTTGTGGGTGTGCAGCTGGCGTATTTAGTGCGCCTGTGATTTTACCTGTGTTGGCTGAACTTTTTGAAAAATACTCAAATGAAACAAATTTACAAAAATTTATTTCAGATAATGCTTGTAAAATCCATAATCTTAAATTTGAAAAAGATAAAATCATCACTTTAGAAAAACAAGAATGGCAAGTAGCGCAAAAATACGGCGATGTAGTGCCATTTATGGTGGGAAAAACTTTAAATTTCAAGGTTATTTAG
- a CDS encoding helix-turn-helix domain-containing protein, which yields MDDKVKTLCIKIFGKKRFEILEFLALHANEDGFVFANIEELSKKLNISKPTIISTFKFLEEKALLEKLKNGLYKLK from the coding sequence ATGGATGATAAAGTAAAAACACTATGCATAAAAATCTTTGGTAAAAAACGCTTTGAAATTTTAGAATTTTTAGCCCTTCATGCTAATGAAGATGGCTTTGTCTTTGCAAATATCGAAGAACTTTCTAAAAAGTTAAACATCAGCAAACCAACCATCATTTCTACTTTTAAATTTTTAGAAGAAAAAGCTTTGCTTGAAAAGCTCAAAAACGGCTTATATAAACTCAAATAG
- a CDS encoding diacylglycerol kinase, which produces MKPKYSLFKNASYAFSGIKFLLKDEMAFRIEFAIILPLIFVSLFLPVSFLEHFVLILVLVLILIIEALNSAIEACVDLCTSEFHILAKKAKDCASAGVFFSVVLAIITWSFILFNMAREWMIK; this is translated from the coding sequence ATGAAGCCAAAGTATTCTTTATTTAAAAATGCAAGTTATGCCTTTAGTGGCATTAAATTCTTGCTTAAAGATGAAATGGCTTTTAGAATAGAATTTGCCATTATCTTACCTTTGATTTTTGTAAGCTTATTTTTACCTGTGAGTTTTTTAGAACATTTTGTGCTTATTTTAGTATTAGTTTTGATTTTAATTATAGAGGCATTAAATTCTGCCATAGAAGCTTGCGTGGATCTTTGTACGAGCGAATTTCACATCTTAGCTAAAAAAGCAAAAGATTGTGCGAGCGCTGGGGTGTTTTTTAGCGTTGTTTTGGCTATAATTACTTGGAGTTTTATTCTTTTTAATATGGCTAGAGAATGGATGATAAAGTAA
- a CDS encoding phosphoethanolamine transferase — translation MKFFNISWLKFIILSAFYITSINLKLFSYIHENLHPHNNDISIILYIIIYFALLVGIFALLFLPYLSKILMIFLIGVSSISSYFMINYGVIIDHDMIRNAMQTDQKEVRDLINFNIFVYIFFTFVIPAFLVIKIKIEYHNIKKHLIIKFGTLFVALFVAFGLLGIFSKSIVPFLRTYNEVRVYNTPFYQIYSAIKYIKLEVILEKELQKIALDAKMEKDLNKTMILVIGETARANNYSLGGYTKNDTNFYTKNEPNLIYFDNVSSCGTATARSLPCIFSRHKRATFDNSLYEENALDILQRVGVQSVWLGNNSGGCKGNCDRIAHKLISKDYDESLLELVKEQLQNPSSSKIIVVHLQGSHGPAYFKRYPNEFKKFTPTCDTNELQQCSQEELTNTYDNTLLYTDFIIKSLIDLLKQSPSQNTSLLYVSDHGESLGENGIYLHGMPYFIAPKEQTHVPMILWSKDNNLIQELQKKKDYKLSQDNIFSSLLGYFNVQTKEYEENYDLYSKNLKENP, via the coding sequence ATGAAATTTTTTAATATATCGTGGCTTAAATTTATTATTTTGAGTGCTTTTTATATAACTAGTATCAATCTGAAATTGTTTTCTTATATTCACGAAAATTTACATCCTCATAATAATGATATTTCCATTATTTTATATATAATTATATATTTTGCACTATTAGTTGGAATTTTCGCTTTATTATTTTTGCCTTATCTTAGCAAGATTTTAATGATTTTTTTAATAGGTGTGAGTTCAATTAGTAGTTATTTTATGATCAATTATGGTGTTATTATAGATCATGATATGATTAGAAATGCTATGCAAACTGATCAAAAAGAAGTACGCGATCTGATTAATTTTAATATTTTTGTTTATATATTTTTTACTTTTGTGATTCCAGCATTTTTAGTTATAAAAATTAAAATAGAATATCACAATATCAAAAAACATTTAATCATCAAATTTGGCACTTTATTTGTTGCTTTATTTGTTGCTTTTGGATTGCTTGGAATTTTTTCAAAAAGTATTGTACCATTTTTAAGAACTTATAATGAAGTAAGAGTTTATAACACTCCTTTTTATCAAATTTATTCAGCAATTAAATATATAAAATTAGAAGTTATTCTAGAAAAAGAACTTCAAAAGATAGCTTTAGATGCGAAAATGGAAAAAGACTTAAACAAAACTATGATTTTAGTCATAGGGGAAACCGCTAGAGCAAATAACTATTCTTTGGGTGGTTATACCAAAAATGATACTAATTTTTATACCAAAAACGAACCTAATTTAATATATTTTGACAATGTAAGCTCTTGTGGGACAGCAACTGCTAGAAGTTTACCTTGTATATTTTCAAGACACAAAAGAGCTACTTTTGACAATAGTCTTTATGAAGAAAATGCTTTAGATATTTTACAAAGAGTTGGAGTTCAAAGTGTTTGGCTTGGAAATAATTCTGGAGGTTGCAAAGGAAACTGCGATCGTATAGCACATAAATTGATTTCAAAAGATTATGATGAGAGCTTACTTGAGCTTGTAAAAGAACAATTACAAAATCCATCTTCAAGTAAAATCATAGTCGTTCATTTGCAAGGTTCTCATGGACCAGCTTATTTTAAGCGCTATCCAAATGAGTTTAAAAAATTTACGCCAACTTGCGATACAAATGAATTACAACAATGCTCGCAAGAAGAATTAACTAATACCTATGACAATACTTTACTTTATACAGATTTTATCATCAAAAGTCTTATTGACTTACTAAAGCAAAGTCCTTCACAAAATACTTCATTGTTATATGTATCAGACCATGGAGAAAGTTTGGGAGAAAATGGAATTTACCTTCATGGAATGCCCTATTTTATAGCACCAAAAGAACAAACTCATGTTCCTATGATTCTTTGGAGCAAAGATAATAATTTAATCCAAGAATTACAAAAAAAGAAAGATTATAAATTATCTCAAGATAATATTTTTTCAAGTTTATTAGGATATTTTAATGTCCAAACTAAAGAATATGAAGAAAACTATGACTTATATAGTAAAAATTTAAAGGAAAATCCTTAA
- a CDS encoding exodeoxyribonuclease III, producing MKLLSWNVNGLRAICDKNALDWIEKEEIDFIGFQEIKAHEDKFPKRIYEYPFKHMYSNSAKRAGYSGVMSLCNFDCEVKKCEFFDDDEGRVLEHSFKNVVLFNIYFPNGQKDEERLNFKMKFYNDFLMYLDKLLKEGKEIIICGDVNTAHREIDLTHPKANEKTSGFLPIERAWIDDLLKLGFIDTFRHINGDVKEKYSWWSYRMKARERNVGWRIDYFFISNGLKDKLKNAFIRDDIFGSDHAPVGIEIDI from the coding sequence ATGAAATTATTATCATGGAATGTAAATGGCCTAAGGGCAATTTGTGATAAAAATGCACTTGATTGGATTGAAAAAGAAGAAATTGATTTTATAGGTTTTCAAGAAATCAAAGCACACGAGGATAAATTTCCAAAAAGAATTTATGAGTATCCTTTTAAACATATGTATTCAAATAGTGCCAAAAGAGCAGGGTATTCAGGTGTAATGAGCTTGTGTAATTTTGATTGTGAGGTAAAAAAATGTGAGTTTTTTGATGATGATGAGGGTAGAGTTTTAGAGCATAGCTTTAAAAATGTAGTTTTGTTTAATATTTACTTTCCAAATGGTCAAAAAGATGAAGAGCGTTTGAATTTTAAAATGAAATTTTATAATGACTTTTTAATGTATTTAGATAAACTTTTAAAAGAAGGTAAAGAAATTATCATCTGTGGAGATGTTAATACCGCACATCGTGAGATAGACTTAACCCACCCAAAAGCTAATGAAAAAACTTCAGGTTTTCTACCGATTGAGCGTGCTTGGATAGATGATTTATTAAAATTAGGTTTTATAGATACTTTTAGACATATAAATGGCGATGTTAAAGAAAAGTATTCGTGGTGGAGTTATAGAATGAAAGCAAGAGAAAGAAATGTAGGCTGGAGGATTGATTATTTTTTCATTTCTAATGGCTTAAAAGATAAACTTAAAAATGCTTTTATAAGAGATGATATTTTTGGCTCAGATCATGCTCCTGTAGGGATAGAAATCGATATTTAA
- a CDS encoding BspA family leucine-rich repeat surface protein, with amino-acid sequence MYRPKSKNELMNLVHNERISLRDIEVSLIDDFSYVFYYSKRLDFLGIEHWDVSNAKDMSYMFYCCESFNANLSRWNVSKVENMASMFFNCKNFNQDLSKWDTQNLKDMSYMFFNCVNFNHSLLHWKTSNTTRMAHCFENCHAYEHSVVNWDVQNVITMAYLFHNCKNFHHELDEWNIQKDCNTEKMFGNRGIDKLYAVKGIELE; translated from the coding sequence ATGTATAGACCTAAAAGCAAAAATGAGTTAATGAATTTGGTGCATAATGAAAGAATTTCTCTAAGGGATATTGAAGTATCTTTGATTGATGATTTTTCTTATGTATTTTATTATTCTAAAAGATTGGATTTTTTAGGTATTGAACATTGGGATGTATCAAATGCTAAAGATATGTCTTATATGTTTTATTGTTGCGAAAGTTTTAATGCAAATTTGTCACGCTGGAATGTTTCTAAAGTTGAAAATATGGCAAGTATGTTTTTTAACTGCAAAAATTTTAATCAAGATTTATCAAAATGGGATACTCAAAATTTAAAAGATATGTCTTATATGTTTTTTAATTGTGTTAATTTCAATCATTCTTTATTGCATTGGAAAACTTCAAATACTACCAGAATGGCACATTGTTTTGAAAACTGTCATGCGTATGAGCATAGTGTTGTGAATTGGGATGTGCAAAATGTAATTACTATGGCATATCTTTTTCACAATTGCAAAAATTTCCATCATGAGCTAGATGAGTGGAATATCCAAAAGGATTGTAATACTGAAAAAATGTTTGGAAATCGTGGTATTGATAAACTTTATGCAGTAAAAGGTATAGAGTTAGAATAA